The following are encoded in a window of Ensifer adhaerens genomic DNA:
- a CDS encoding ABC transporter ATP-binding protein, with amino-acid sequence MAFLDIQHLEKSFGPTRVVKDFNLDIEKGEFVSFLGPSGCGKTTVLRMVAGFETPTSGAIRIDGREVTGLAANRRNIGMVFQSYALFPNLTVAENIGFGLKVAREGKAATARRVGEMLDLIGLPQLGGRYPFQLSGGQQQRVALARALAPRPQVLLLDEPLSALDAKVRISLRDEIRRIQRDLGITAIFVTHDQEEALSISDRVVVTHRGVADQVGTPFEIYNRPATRFVAQFVGTLNLLDADVLDATTGKVRLGGVPVALDQPLNGRPGERISLAMRPESVELGRSDCDRVVLSGEIAAVHFLGSVIRIKVAVAGQFVSLDTFNQPDRPPPSVGTTVEVSLPHRDLLVLAA; translated from the coding sequence ATGGCTTTCCTAGATATCCAGCACCTGGAAAAATCCTTTGGCCCGACCCGTGTCGTCAAGGATTTCAACCTCGACATCGAAAAAGGGGAGTTCGTCTCCTTCCTCGGCCCGTCTGGCTGCGGCAAGACCACGGTTTTGCGCATGGTCGCCGGCTTCGAGACGCCGACATCAGGCGCGATCCGCATCGACGGACGGGAGGTGACGGGGCTTGCCGCCAACCGGCGCAATATCGGCATGGTGTTCCAGTCCTATGCACTTTTCCCAAATTTGACGGTGGCGGAAAACATAGGCTTTGGCCTCAAGGTCGCGCGTGAGGGCAAGGCGGCCACTGCACGGCGCGTCGGTGAAATGCTGGATCTGATTGGCCTGCCTCAACTCGGGGGGCGCTATCCCTTCCAGCTCTCCGGCGGCCAGCAGCAGCGTGTGGCGCTTGCGCGCGCACTGGCGCCGCGCCCGCAAGTGCTGCTGCTGGATGAGCCGCTATCGGCTCTGGACGCGAAGGTTCGCATTAGCCTGCGTGACGAGATCCGTCGAATCCAGCGCGATCTCGGCATCACCGCCATTTTCGTGACGCATGACCAGGAGGAGGCGCTGTCCATTTCGGATCGCGTCGTGGTCACGCACCGGGGCGTCGCCGACCAGGTCGGCACGCCGTTCGAGATCTACAACCGGCCGGCGACGCGCTTCGTTGCGCAATTCGTCGGTACGCTCAATCTTCTCGACGCCGACGTGTTGGATGCGACCACCGGCAAGGTGCGGCTTGGTGGTGTCCCGGTGGCGCTGGACCAGCCGCTTAATGGTCGGCCCGGCGAGCGCATCAGCCTGGCGATGCGTCCAGAATCGGTCGAACTGGGGCGCAGCGACTGCGATCGCGTCGTCCTTTCCGGCGAGATTGCAGCAGTGCATTTTCTCGGTTCAGTGATCCGCATCAAAGTGGCGGTCGCGGGCCAGTTCGTTTCGCTCGATACGTTCAACCAGCCCGACAGGCCGCCGCCCTCGGTTGGCACCACCGTAGAGGTCAGCCTGCCGCATCGCGATCTTCTGGTGCTTGCCGCCTGA
- a CDS encoding SDR family NAD(P)-dependent oxidoreductase, whose amino-acid sequence MSARVLVTGAYRGIGAACALAFAATGARVALADIRKPDETAISAVQAGATETLTLACDVSDEGSVAAIGEVVQQTFGGLDIVVHCAGVIHEAALLETPVADFDRVIAINLRGSFLVGKMALGLMGGTAEEPARLIMIASDMAYYGRETFSPYVASKHGVLGLVRSWAKEFAPRVLVNAICPGPIDTEMLGAANMSAEWRARELAIPLARFGKPEEIAELAWFLAGSGGRYFTGQGIGSNGGSIMP is encoded by the coding sequence ATGAGTGCGCGCGTTCTTGTCACCGGCGCCTATCGCGGTATTGGGGCTGCTTGCGCCCTGGCATTCGCAGCGACAGGAGCTCGGGTTGCGCTTGCCGATATTCGCAAACCGGACGAGACGGCGATTTCGGCTGTACAGGCAGGGGCTACGGAAACCCTGACGCTTGCCTGCGATGTCTCAGACGAAGGTTCGGTCGCCGCCATCGGCGAGGTGGTGCAACAGACGTTCGGCGGACTGGATATCGTCGTCCACTGCGCCGGCGTCATTCATGAAGCGGCCTTGCTTGAAACGCCCGTTGCGGATTTCGACCGGGTCATCGCCATCAACCTGCGTGGCAGCTTCCTCGTCGGCAAGATGGCATTGGGGCTGATGGGGGGAACGGCTGAGGAGCCAGCGCGGCTGATCATGATTGCCTCCGACATGGCCTATTACGGCCGCGAGACCTTTTCGCCCTATGTCGCGTCCAAGCACGGCGTGCTCGGTCTGGTGCGTTCCTGGGCAAAGGAATTTGCGCCGCGCGTGCTGGTCAATGCGATCTGCCCCGGTCCGATCGATACCGAGATGCTTGGGGCGGCGAACATGAGCGCCGAATGGCGTGCCAGGGAACTGGCGATCCCGCTTGCGCGCTTCGGCAAGCCCGAGGAGATCGCCGAACTCGCATGGTTTCTCGCCGGCTCCGGCGGGCGCTACTTCACCGGCCAGGGGATCGGCAGCAACGGCGGGAGCATCATGCCATGA
- the betA gene encoding choline dehydrogenase, whose amino-acid sequence MSDTYDYIIIGAGSAGCVLANRLSEDPSTRVLVLEFGGSDKSIFIQMPTALSIPMNGTKYNWKYMTLPEPGLDGRRVHCPRGKVIGGSSSINGLVYMRGHASDFDEWEKLGARGWRYANCLPYFQRAESWQDGGDSYRGASGPLATNAGNGMKNPLYGAFVDAGREAGYITTDDPNGHMQEGFGPMHMTVKDGVRWSTANAYLKPAMERPNLTVITHAMTRRVLVEGKRAVGVEYELGGERHVARANREVLISSGPIGSPHLLQRSGIGPAAVLQKAGVPVLHDLPGVGENLQDHSEVYIQYACKEPITLNGKMGLFSKALIGAEWLLFKKGLSVSNHFESGGFIRSDASLQWPDIQFHFLPAAMRYDGKKPLDGHGFMVLTGPNKPKSRGYVRLRSPEAHEQPDILFNYLDREEDREGFRRCLRLTREIIAQPAFDRFRGEEMAPGKDVRSNDEIDAWVRETMESTYHPCGSCRMGEDGMAVVDSELKVRGINGLRVIDSSVFPSEPNANLNAPTIMLAERASDMVRGKPLLAASNAAVGVAPGVGVTQRSGKPLRAVRQ is encoded by the coding sequence ATGAGCGACACCTACGACTACATCATCATCGGCGCAGGATCGGCCGGCTGCGTGCTCGCCAACCGCCTTTCGGAGGACCCGTCGACCAGGGTGCTGGTTCTTGAATTCGGCGGCAGCGACAAGTCGATCTTCATCCAGATGCCGACGGCGCTTTCGATCCCGATGAACGGAACGAAGTACAATTGGAAATACATGACCCTGCCGGAGCCCGGTCTCGACGGCCGGCGCGTGCATTGCCCGCGCGGCAAGGTCATCGGCGGCTCGTCCTCGATCAACGGGCTCGTCTACATGCGCGGCCACGCCAGCGACTTCGACGAGTGGGAGAAACTTGGCGCGCGCGGCTGGCGCTACGCCAACTGCCTGCCTTATTTCCAGCGCGCCGAAAGCTGGCAGGACGGAGGCGACAGCTATCGCGGCGCCTCCGGGCCTCTTGCGACCAATGCCGGCAACGGGATGAAGAACCCGCTCTATGGCGCCTTCGTCGATGCCGGCCGCGAGGCGGGTTACATCACCACAGACGACCCGAACGGGCACATGCAGGAGGGCTTCGGGCCGATGCACATGACCGTCAAGGACGGCGTGCGCTGGTCGACGGCCAACGCCTATCTGAAGCCGGCGATGGAGAGGCCGAACCTCACGGTCATCACCCATGCGATGACGCGGCGCGTGCTTGTCGAAGGCAAGCGCGCCGTTGGCGTCGAGTACGAGCTCGGCGGCGAGCGTCATGTCGCGCGCGCCAACCGCGAGGTGCTGATTTCCTCCGGACCGATCGGATCGCCGCACCTGTTGCAGCGCTCCGGTATCGGGCCAGCCGCCGTGCTGCAGAAGGCCGGTGTTCCCGTGCTGCACGATCTGCCAGGGGTCGGCGAGAACCTGCAGGATCATTCCGAGGTCTACATCCAGTATGCCTGCAAGGAGCCGATCACGCTCAACGGCAAGATGGGGCTCTTCAGCAAGGCTTTGATCGGGGCCGAATGGCTCTTGTTCAAGAAGGGGCTTTCGGTCTCCAACCACTTCGAAAGCGGCGGCTTCATTCGCTCCGACGCGTCGCTGCAATGGCCGGATATCCAGTTCCACTTTCTGCCGGCCGCCATGCGCTACGACGGCAAGAAGCCGCTCGACGGCCACGGTTTCATGGTGCTGACCGGTCCGAACAAGCCGAAGAGCCGTGGCTATGTCCGGCTACGCTCTCCGGAAGCCCATGAGCAACCGGATATCCTTTTCAATTATCTCGACCGCGAGGAGGACCGCGAGGGCTTCCGCCGCTGCCTGCGGCTGACGCGCGAAATCATCGCCCAGCCGGCCTTCGACCGCTTCCGCGGCGAGGAAATGGCGCCGGGCAAGGATGTTCGAAGCAACGACGAGATCGACGCCTGGGTGCGCGAGACAATGGAGAGCACTTACCACCCTTGCGGCTCCTGCCGCATGGGTGAGGACGGGATGGCAGTCGTCGACAGCGAGCTCAAGGTCCGCGGCATCAACGGGCTGAGGGTGATCGACAGTTCCGTCTTTCCGTCAGAGCCCAACGCCAACCTAAATGCGCCGACCATCATGCTGGCGGAGCGCGCCTCCGACATGGTGCGCGGCAAACCACTGCTTGCGGCTTCCAACGCCGCAGTCGGCGTCGCCCCCGGCGTTGGCGTCACCCAGCGCAGCGGAAAGCCGCTTCGCGCCGTCCGGCAATAA
- a CDS encoding ABC transporter substrate-binding protein — protein MNKLLSRATSRAFVSTLALAAALPGLAQAEASQELVAAATKEGMLTVIALPHDWCNYGDVIAGFKAKYPGIEVNELNPDAGTADELEAIRANKGNTGSQAPDVVDLGLAFAPAAAKEGLLQPYKVATWDEIPQNIKDEQGYWYGDYYGVMAFGVNKDLLDTVPVDWSDLSKSEYSGAVALTGDPRSSAQAILALMSAGISRGAKPGTESGGKGLELFAELNKSGNFVPVLGKAGTIAQGQTPIVAAWDYNLLAWRDALKGNPPMDVVVPATGVVAGVYVQAISAYAPHPNAAKLWMEYLYSDEGQTGWLKGYCHPARFNAMLKAGKFPQELLDKLPPAEAYEKAIFPTVDELSANKTAIVEGWDKVVGANVK, from the coding sequence ATGAACAAGCTTCTATCGCGTGCAACCAGTCGCGCCTTCGTCTCCACACTCGCCCTGGCGGCGGCCCTGCCGGGTCTTGCCCAGGCTGAGGCATCGCAAGAGCTGGTCGCTGCCGCAACGAAGGAAGGCATGTTGACCGTCATTGCGCTTCCGCACGACTGGTGCAACTACGGAGACGTCATTGCCGGCTTCAAGGCGAAGTATCCGGGCATCGAAGTCAACGAACTGAACCCCGACGCCGGTACCGCCGACGAGCTCGAAGCCATCCGCGCGAACAAGGGCAACACGGGTTCGCAGGCGCCTGACGTCGTCGATCTGGGCCTGGCTTTTGCGCCGGCTGCCGCCAAGGAGGGCCTCCTTCAACCCTACAAGGTGGCGACCTGGGACGAAATTCCTCAAAACATCAAGGACGAGCAAGGCTATTGGTATGGCGACTACTACGGCGTCATGGCCTTCGGTGTGAACAAGGACCTGCTTGATACTGTACCGGTCGACTGGTCGGATCTGTCGAAGTCGGAGTACTCCGGGGCTGTGGCACTCACCGGCGATCCACGGTCTTCGGCACAGGCCATCCTGGCGCTGATGTCGGCAGGCATCTCGCGGGGCGCCAAGCCTGGAACGGAATCGGGCGGCAAGGGCCTGGAGCTCTTTGCGGAACTGAACAAATCCGGCAATTTCGTGCCTGTGCTCGGCAAGGCCGGCACGATCGCGCAGGGGCAAACCCCGATCGTCGCCGCCTGGGACTACAATCTGCTGGCCTGGCGTGACGCGTTGAAGGGCAACCCGCCGATGGACGTCGTCGTACCGGCAACCGGTGTCGTCGCCGGGGTCTATGTTCAGGCAATCTCGGCCTACGCGCCACACCCGAACGCCGCCAAGCTGTGGATGGAATATCTCTATTCCGACGAAGGCCAGACCGGTTGGCTGAAGGGCTACTGCCACCCGGCGCGCTTCAATGCCATGTTGAAGGCTGGCAAGTTCCCGCAGGAGCTGCTCGACAAGCTGCCACCTGCCGAAGCCTATGAAAAGGCGATCTTCCCGACGGTCGACGAGCTTTCCGCCAACAAGACGGCGATCGTCGAGGGCTGGGACAAGGTGGTCGGCGCCAACGTGAAGTAA
- a CDS encoding ABC transporter permease, with translation MREGRLWSWLAVALGGLYFLLPLVGMFDFSMRMQRDGYSFEAYRVVLADPQFQQTFGYSVVLALLTIVLGILLIVPTAYFVRLRFPGLRPVVEFLTLLPLVIPPIVIVFGYIRIYNTSSVLPLTGSWWGTNLLILFGYATLSLPYMYRSVDTGLRTIDVGSLTEAAQSLGSGWTRILAVVILPNVFVSVLSGAFLTFAIVIGEYVFAALLNVGSFGPYMVWMGGNRAYEPSALAVVAFAITWACMALIQLVTRFSKFSTVRR, from the coding sequence ATGAGGGAAGGGCGTCTCTGGTCCTGGCTCGCCGTCGCTTTGGGCGGGCTCTATTTCCTGCTTCCGCTCGTCGGCATGTTTGACTTCTCCATGCGCATGCAGCGCGATGGCTACAGCTTCGAAGCTTACCGCGTGGTGCTGGCCGATCCGCAGTTCCAGCAAACCTTCGGCTACTCCGTCGTTCTGGCCTTGCTCACGATCGTTCTTGGAATCCTGCTCATCGTGCCGACGGCCTATTTTGTCCGGCTGCGGTTTCCCGGGTTGCGCCCGGTCGTCGAGTTCCTGACGCTGCTGCCACTGGTGATTCCGCCGATCGTCATCGTCTTCGGCTACATCCGCATCTACAACACATCCTCGGTCCTGCCGCTCACAGGAAGCTGGTGGGGTACCAATCTCCTCATTCTGTTCGGCTATGCGACACTGTCGCTGCCCTACATGTATCGCTCGGTCGACACGGGCCTGCGCACCATCGATGTCGGCAGCCTGACGGAGGCGGCCCAGAGCCTGGGGTCCGGCTGGACGCGGATCCTTGCCGTCGTCATCCTGCCAAACGTCTTCGTTTCGGTGCTATCCGGCGCCTTCCTGACCTTCGCGATCGTCATCGGCGAATATGTCTTTGCCGCCTTGCTCAACGTCGGCTCGTTCGGCCCTTACATGGTCTGGATGGGTGGCAACCGCGCCTACGAACCCTCGGCGCTCGCCGTTGTCGCTTTCGCCATCACCTGGGCCTGTATGGCGCTGATCCAGCTTGTCACCCGTTTCTCCAAATTCTCCACCGTGAGGCGTTGA
- a CDS encoding PLP-dependent aminotransferase family protein — protein MVKQLEGPILPFLRLDATVALPKFRQVQDQLRMAILKGHLRAGTRLPASRILAEELGLSRQTLVRVLDNLKAEGYLEARQGAGTFVSAALPRQPAKPLSRPTRHDVADRAPPRLSRIGDLSCRMSADIGQMEDRPFLPNRPALDRFPFAVWRKCWNAVTRGGKAVAMGYGDVAGELVLRQRIAEYLALHRRDPCDPDQIVITPGGHAAFTLSALALADPGDGIWFEDPGPVTTSNLFRTLGLRLCPADVDADGMDVEAAMARYPDAHLAFVMPSRHHPLGITLSLPRRLALLEWARASDAWIIEDDYDSEFRYDGAPLPSMRSIDSDDRVIYAGSFSKALYPGIRVGFLVLPPQLVGTFRTLSGLIHRSVPVETQLALAEFIGGGHFASHLRRMRGLYAERREAFMLAGRDALAGLARIDCSESGLNALAWLEGGRQDQASHRAVLDAGLQCYPLSDYTIATPQPAALILGYAGVPADRMRPLLFRLADAIARSQGRIGRSGG, from the coding sequence GTGGTCAAACAGCTTGAAGGGCCAATCCTGCCTTTCCTTCGCCTCGACGCGACAGTCGCCCTGCCGAAATTCCGCCAGGTGCAGGACCAATTGCGCATGGCAATCCTGAAAGGGCACCTGCGCGCCGGAACACGGCTCCCTGCAAGCCGAATCCTTGCCGAGGAGTTGGGCCTGTCGCGCCAGACGCTGGTGCGGGTGCTCGATAACTTGAAGGCGGAGGGCTATCTGGAGGCACGACAGGGTGCCGGTACTTTCGTCTCGGCCGCCTTGCCGCGCCAACCGGCAAAGCCGCTGTCGAGGCCCACCCGCCACGATGTCGCCGACCGCGCGCCGCCGCGGCTATCGCGAATTGGCGACTTGTCATGCCGGATGTCGGCCGATATCGGCCAAATGGAAGACAGGCCTTTCCTGCCCAACCGTCCGGCGCTCGACCGGTTTCCCTTCGCTGTGTGGAGGAAATGCTGGAACGCCGTGACGCGCGGCGGCAAGGCCGTGGCCATGGGCTATGGCGACGTCGCGGGCGAACTGGTGCTTCGCCAGAGGATCGCCGAATATCTGGCCCTGCACCGGCGCGACCCTTGCGATCCCGATCAGATCGTCATCACGCCCGGGGGGCACGCCGCCTTCACGCTTTCGGCTTTGGCGCTTGCCGATCCTGGCGACGGGATCTGGTTCGAAGATCCGGGGCCGGTGACCACCAGCAACCTGTTTCGCACGCTTGGGCTGCGGCTGTGTCCGGCCGATGTCGATGCAGACGGCATGGATGTCGAGGCTGCGATGGCTCGCTATCCCGACGCGCACCTCGCCTTCGTCATGCCGTCGCGCCACCACCCGCTCGGCATCACCCTATCGCTTCCACGCCGGCTTGCCCTGCTCGAATGGGCGCGCGCGAGCGACGCCTGGATCATCGAGGACGACTACGACAGCGAATTCCGCTACGACGGCGCGCCTTTGCCTTCGATGCGCTCCATCGACAGCGACGACCGGGTGATCTACGCGGGCAGTTTTAGCAAGGCGCTCTATCCGGGCATCCGCGTTGGCTTTCTCGTCCTGCCACCCCAACTCGTCGGGACATTTCGCACGCTCTCGGGGCTGATCCACCGCAGCGTCCCGGTGGAAACCCAGCTCGCGCTCGCCGAGTTTATCGGCGGCGGTCACTTTGCCAGCCATCTGCGCCGGATGCGCGGCCTTTACGCCGAGCGCCGCGAGGCTTTCATGTTAGCCGGGCGGGATGCGCTTGCCGGACTTGCCCGCATCGACTGCTCCGAAAGCGGGCTCAATGCACTCGCCTGGCTGGAGGGCGGCCGGCAAGACCAGGCCTCCCACCGCGCCGTGCTCGATGCCGGACTGCAATGCTATCCCCTGTCCGACTACACGATCGCGACACCTCAGCCGGCTGCGCTCATTCTGGGCTATGCAGGCGTTCCGGCGGATCGAATGAGGCCTCTTCTTTTCCGGCTGGCCGATGCGATCGCCCGATCGCAAGGCCGCATCGGGCGATCAGGCGGTTGA
- a CDS encoding polysaccharide deacetylase family protein, giving the protein MIANPIPWPNGAKCAASITFDMDADSLVHIAHPKDGHSRVSAISMLQYGPKVAIPRIVESYRQLGIKQTFFVPAWCIEQYPQAIEAILEGGHELAHHGFLHEHPRELSDEQEAHWLDRGIEVIVKASGKRPRGWRAPLYNFSHRSADLLVSRGFAYDASLMGDDIPYLLECDAGSLVELPSHWGLDDWPQYVQSMDLDYMMPIRAPEQGFAAFSQEFEAAYRHGALWVPVVHPFATGRLARWEVVHRFLEQVLTRGDVWFAPMEEIAAHVRRVAENGSWSPRIDRLPFYSEPVTVR; this is encoded by the coding sequence ATGATCGCCAATCCCATTCCCTGGCCGAACGGCGCCAAATGCGCCGCCTCCATCACCTTCGACATGGATGCCGACAGCCTCGTCCATATCGCCCATCCAAAGGATGGCCACAGCCGCGTATCGGCGATCTCGATGCTGCAATACGGGCCGAAAGTCGCGATCCCGCGCATTGTCGAGAGCTATCGGCAACTGGGCATCAAGCAGACCTTCTTCGTGCCGGCCTGGTGCATCGAACAATATCCGCAGGCGATCGAGGCCATACTGGAAGGCGGCCACGAGCTGGCGCATCACGGCTTCCTGCACGAGCACCCCCGCGAACTTTCGGACGAGCAAGAGGCGCACTGGCTCGACCGCGGCATCGAGGTGATCGTGAAGGCCAGCGGCAAGCGACCGCGTGGCTGGCGGGCGCCGCTTTACAACTTTTCCCACCGGTCCGCTGACCTCCTGGTGTCGCGGGGCTTTGCCTACGACGCCTCGTTGATGGGTGACGACATTCCCTATCTGCTTGAATGCGACGCCGGCAGCCTCGTCGAGCTGCCGTCGCACTGGGGCCTCGACGATTGGCCGCAATATGTTCAGTCGATGGACCTCGACTACATGATGCCAATCCGCGCGCCGGAGCAGGGCTTTGCCGCCTTTTCGCAGGAGTTCGAGGCGGCCTATCGCCACGGCGCGCTCTGGGTGCCGGTCGTGCATCCCTTTGCCACCGGCCGGCTTGCCCGTTGGGAGGTGGTGCATCGCTTCCTCGAACAGGTTCTCACGCGCGGTGACGTCTGGTTCGCGCCGATGGAGGAGATTGCCGCCCATGTGCGGCGTGTTGCCGAAAACGGCAGCTGGTCGCCGAGGATTGACCGACTGCCCTTTTATTCCGAGCCCGTCACGGTTCGGTAG
- a CDS encoding ABC transporter permease, giving the protein MTTSVASLPAVFRPRQVLSWFGVAPFFVFATLFLILPTLNIVLGAFRNAEGQMTLENLGKLLAPSIRSAFWISIELSLLTAALGCLFGFLIAAAITLGGLPRPLRNAILTFSGVASNFAGVPLAFAFIATLGRLGFVTMLLRHWFGINLYGAGFNIVSFLGLALTYLYFQIPLMVLIITPALEGLRREWREAAESLGANGFQYWRLVALPVLWPSLLGTLALLFANAFGAVATAIALTGSSLSIAPIVLFAQIRGDVLNDPHLGYAIAFAMILLTAIANAIYILLRMRAERWAK; this is encoded by the coding sequence ATGACGACAAGCGTCGCATCCCTGCCGGCCGTCTTCCGGCCACGACAGGTTCTCAGCTGGTTCGGGGTCGCCCCCTTCTTCGTCTTCGCCACGCTGTTCCTCATCCTGCCCACGCTCAACATCGTGCTCGGCGCGTTCCGCAACGCTGAGGGACAGATGACGCTGGAGAACCTCGGCAAGCTTCTTGCGCCATCCATACGATCGGCCTTCTGGATCTCGATCGAGCTCAGCCTGCTGACAGCGGCGCTCGGGTGTCTGTTCGGCTTCCTCATTGCCGCTGCCATCACGCTCGGCGGCCTTCCGCGACCCCTTCGCAATGCCATCCTGACCTTCTCAGGCGTCGCTTCGAATTTCGCCGGCGTGCCGCTCGCCTTCGCCTTCATCGCAACCCTCGGCCGCCTTGGTTTCGTGACGATGCTGCTGCGCCACTGGTTCGGCATCAATCTTTATGGCGCCGGCTTCAACATTGTCTCCTTCCTCGGACTGGCGCTTACCTACCTCTATTTTCAGATCCCGCTGATGGTGCTGATCATCACGCCGGCACTGGAGGGGCTGCGCCGCGAATGGCGAGAGGCGGCCGAAAGTCTCGGCGCCAACGGTTTTCAGTACTGGCGCCTGGTGGCGTTGCCAGTGCTCTGGCCCTCGCTTCTCGGCACGCTGGCTTTGCTTTTCGCCAATGCCTTTGGAGCGGTTGCGACCGCCATTGCGCTGACCGGCTCATCGCTCTCGATCGCGCCGATCGTCCTGTTCGCCCAGATCCGCGGTGACGTGCTCAATGATCCGCATCTGGGTTATGCGATCGCCTTTGCCATGATCCTTCTCACCGCCATTGCAAACGCAATCTATATCCTCCTGCGCATGCGCGCGGAAAGGTGGGCCAAATGA
- a CDS encoding cytosine permease: MTDHVALEHISTLKTEQEEAARNRAAAERGDAPLLPSERLWGFWEFTYANSALAIATWAFLIGGSVGLFVGPKEGIAAIIIGNIVGVVLTALATTTMTGRYGVEQFVALRSQFGYNGSRVVYVLAVVILTMGWLAVLAMMFGRSIDGLMALSAGEAANPTGAKMIIAAIGAILLTWFIVAKGPTSIKFFNMVVSPALVLLMVAMLYLILSHHSIGELLALPALAPPFEDKTLNFIVAVEVNLAAGFSWWPYIGNLARLTKNERTAFWPNVLGIFAAAALGEIVGLLAAVALGESDPTIWMTKIAGPMIGIVALLFVAFANMTSMANILYTSIVGLRQVGTASVRAISWGAILFLFCLIPFGLVVFYPQMYDGFFIFLVWTSALNSALAGIGIADYFFLRGQKLDMRSLHGPQENGPYRFWAGFNPIGLFALAVGFIVYVAVFNPQTLASLPAFKYLTASVPSCLAAGATHYVLTRLFARGRGWGQYP, from the coding sequence ATGACCGATCATGTCGCACTCGAACATATCTCCACTTTGAAGACGGAACAGGAAGAGGCCGCCCGCAATCGTGCTGCCGCCGAGCGCGGCGATGCGCCCCTCTTGCCGTCTGAACGGCTCTGGGGCTTCTGGGAGTTCACCTATGCCAATTCGGCACTGGCGATTGCCACCTGGGCCTTTCTGATCGGCGGCTCTGTCGGCCTCTTCGTCGGGCCGAAGGAGGGTATCGCCGCCATTATCATCGGCAACATCGTCGGCGTCGTGCTGACGGCGCTTGCCACCACCACCATGACCGGCCGCTACGGCGTCGAGCAGTTCGTGGCGCTGCGCAGCCAATTTGGTTACAACGGCAGCCGCGTCGTCTATGTGCTCGCCGTCGTCATTCTCACCATGGGGTGGCTTGCGGTTCTCGCGATGATGTTCGGTCGCTCGATCGACGGGCTGATGGCGCTGAGCGCCGGTGAGGCCGCCAATCCGACGGGCGCGAAGATGATCATCGCCGCAATCGGCGCAATCCTGCTCACCTGGTTCATCGTCGCCAAGGGGCCGACCTCGATCAAGTTCTTCAACATGGTCGTGTCGCCGGCGCTGGTCCTCTTGATGGTGGCGATGCTCTACCTCATCCTCAGCCATCATTCGATCGGCGAGCTTCTGGCCTTGCCGGCCCTTGCGCCGCCTTTCGAGGACAAGACGCTGAACTTCATCGTCGCGGTCGAGGTCAATCTGGCAGCCGGCTTCTCCTGGTGGCCTTATATCGGCAATCTGGCGCGGCTGACGAAGAACGAGCGCACCGCCTTCTGGCCCAATGTTCTCGGTATCTTCGCGGCGGCAGCACTCGGCGAAATTGTCGGCCTGCTTGCAGCAGTCGCACTCGGCGAAAGCGATCCGACGATCTGGATGACGAAGATCGCCGGTCCGATGATCGGCATCGTTGCGCTGCTTTTCGTCGCCTTCGCCAACATGACCTCGATGGCAAACATCCTCTACACGTCGATCGTTGGCCTCAGGCAGGTCGGAACTGCATCGGTTCGCGCCATTTCCTGGGGCGCGATCCTGTTCCTCTTCTGCCTCATCCCGTTCGGGCTCGTGGTCTTCTACCCGCAGATGTATGACGGTTTCTTCATCTTCCTCGTCTGGACTTCGGCGCTGAATTCCGCGCTCGCCGGTATCGGGATCGCCGACTACTTCTTCCTGCGTGGCCAGAAGCTCGACATGCGCAGCCTGCACGGACCGCAGGAAAACGGTCCCTATCGGTTCTGGGCGGGCTTCAACCCCATCGGGCTCTTTGCCCTTGCGGTCGGCTTCATCGTCTATGTCGCCGTCTTCAATCCGCAGACGCTGGCAAGCCTGCCGGCCTTCAAATACCTGACCGCCTCCGTGCCGTCCTGCCTTGCCGCAGGCGCCACCCACTACGTGCTCACGCGGCTTTTTGCCCGTGGCCGTGGTTGGGGCCAATACCCGTAA